Genomic window (Vigna unguiculata cultivar IT97K-499-35 chromosome 10, ASM411807v1, whole genome shotgun sequence):
tgaaaaatATGACAAAATTCAAATCAACATAAAGCACACTACAACTTTTAACTTACTAAACCAGCATGAAAGTTCAGAAACGAAAGGAGATACGCTCATCAATGTTATTTGGACTTTGCAGAATAAATATTTACCCGTTCAGGGACGACTTCTGCATCTCTATAAGAGCTTTCGCAATATGCCCTTTTCAATGACTTTGATTGAGTGACTAAATATTCATCGGCTAATAATGAATTCGGGAGTTTAGGTAGAATTTGTTTAGTTTCTAATGGAGTTTGCATAGTTTGAAAAGGAGTTTCAAAAAGAAACTGCAAAATTTCAAAAGGAATTTGGTTGGTTTCATGAGAAATCTGCATAGTTTCACAAGAAATCTGCATAGGTTCACAAGGATTCTGCATACTTTCACAAGAAATCTGCATACTTTCACAAAGAGTCTGTACAGGTTCACAAGGAGTCTGCAGACTTTCAAAAGGAGTCTGCATAGTTTCACAAGGAGTCTGCATACTTTCAAAAGAAGTCTGCATAGTTTCACAAGGAGTCTGCATACTTTCAAAAGAAGTCTGCATAGTTTCACAAGGAGTCTGCATACTTTCAAAAGAAGTCTGCATAGTTTCACAAGGAGTCTGCATACTTTCACAAGAACTTTGCATAGTTTCACAAGGAATCTGCAAAGTTTCATAAAGAGTCTGCATAGTTTCACAAGAAATCTGCATAATTTCATAAGGAGTGTGCATAGTTTCACAAGGAGTGTGCATAGTTTCGTAAGGAATCTGCATAATTTCAGAAGGACTCCGCCCATTGTtgttttcatttctaaaatagGCATCGTCATCCTGCTCAATTTCAATTAGTGACGGTTCTGTAGGGGAGATGCATTTTTCTGCCTGATATGTTACGTGACAGATTGTTTCCATTCCGGTTAGAGTACCTccctgaaaaataaaaaagaaatcatatatataattacaagaAGAAGTATCAATTGTCGGTATGTTGGCATGTCACAGTGTATGTATGTTCATGAAATATGCATCAGCTTACGGATGGAACTCCTTCTGCTATCGCCTGATTTTCATAGTCAGAAACCACGCTTCTACTGGATTCCCCTTCATCACATATCAGTGCAGCAGTTCCTCCTTCAGTTTTTTTCTCAGGTTTCTTTATCAAGCGGCATAACACAAAAGCATTCTGAAAAAATTGGAGTATAGTGAGCATTCATTCTGCACAATTCACAAAAGTAAAAGGCCAAAACAAATGAGGCAAACGTATGCAAAAGAAACAGACAGTCTGCGATGagaattattgatgaattttgaGTGTTCTTAGATAGAAAAACTCAATTAAACACATCCAGTAAGTCACATGAGAGCTTTGTCGAGAAACTAATTATTACCATTACTCAAGATTAAAGAACATAAGTCACatgagatattttaaaatttataaacttttttacatGTCAAACTCAGGCTTCAATACTCATCTTGGTTCGGGTGTATACAGAAGAAATTGACAGTCCTTGATGAAAACCGGTGATGAATTTTGAAGATAAAAGATTTAAGAGAGCTCATACAGATGCAGGTGCCACtggaataaacaaaaaatatattgttttgatATGCTTCCAAATAAAACTCACTTAACTAAGCTAAGAAGGCGTACAGAAAGGTCATAAGTCAATTTTACAAGCAAAATAAAGCTCTCACATGTCCTCTTTGTGACTAAGAAATACCAAGTAACGAAAATTAGGCATGAATAGAGTGAAACAAAAAACATGGGATTGAAGCAAAGaatccaacaacaacaacaataaaagcCAGAACAATAACCTAAGcctaaaaattatacaatatagAGACATAACAATCTAGTAGAAAGATGATTTCCAATGAGTGTTAAAAGTTCtagcaaaatgaaaaataaaacaaacctCGCTTTCATGAAAGGTAACAGCGTGATATTCGTGAATAACCCAGTCGGACTTGACACCACAGGAAACACTTCCTTTGTAGTAAACAAGATTCTTCTTTGTGGCAATGAGAGTGTTGGTGTTCCAGCTCCTAATATCACGGTCTTTTCCAGTGGCTTTCCAGAACCCTTTCTCGGTTTTCCTGTTAACCCTTTTACTGTTTGAATACTTGAAATCAACCGGACTGAAGAAAAACCAGTCTGGGTCACCAAATCGAATCCGTGATTTTGCAAGTATCCCTGTTCGAAACAACAAAAGGATCACTCACACAACAGTGACataaagagaagaagaatataaatgACAAAAGGGATGTTCGGTAATTCGATTTTTTCTAGATTACCTGGTACATCCGAAGGTTCCACATGGCAGAGGTTAATGACAGGGATAACGTCGACACGGGAATCATCACCCAGCAACTTGTGTTTGAGGTAGAAATCGACGAGTTCTTGTTCTATAGGACGGAAACCGACACCAACAATTTTACCCATTGATTTTGGTGAACACTGAACTCTGTGTTTGTAGTTTGAATGAAACAtcgaaagaaagaaaataagaatgGAAGAGGAGATCGTTCACAGAGATAAAGGagaatttatgttttgttgtgaCTTTGGTCTCTCCTCGTTTTTATATTGCAGAGACATCGACTCCTTCGCTAACAAGTTATcatagaaaaatacaaaaaaaaaaacagtcatGACGCGAACACGGGGATCATCACCGAGCAATCTGTGTTTGAGGTAGAAGTCGACGAGTTCTTCATCTGTGGGGGCGAAAACCCAATCCTACAATCCTCATTGGTTTTTCTGAACACTTGACTTCAGTAGTTAACAAGAAAGGAACAGGGGAAGATTATGAAACAGAGTTGTGTGTAGAACGCTACTGAATGTTTTcggtgtttgtgtttgtgttacGGAACTGAATTTATAATGCCACATTCGCTATTCACTGACTCGACTCCTTAGTTAAGAAGTTGTCGTTGGaaaatacattataataatatttcaagatTCGAGTTTGAGGCATACtttcaaactttataaaaaGCTCGtaatataactatataaaattaattaacatatgTAATTTAAGTTAGATCACGCacataaatttttgaaatttttgtttttcaatttgtgAAGTAATAACAGATAGAGAGATACAATAACAAATGCTGCAGTGACTGTATAGTACTAAAACCGCGTGAAAATGAGAATCTTTTTCCTCACTGCTCACAGCACTTTCTACGAAATGGACAAAAatctatttaatatatttaataattcgATAGGGATATAATCCGTTATGAGTCTCTATCACAAGGATCAGTGTCTTTCAAATAAATTAGGTAAAAGTACAAAAGTTAATTGGCTAATCTGATTTTACATGAAGTTCAGAAAAGCAATACTTTGATTATTGGTTTGTTATTTGAGCCTTGGTCCCCAAGTTTCTCCCATGTCCCACCATTTCAATGTTCTTTCAAGACTATTGGTAATGAATTtccatttacatttttattttttattttttgaggtTTGTTGTGTTATGCTCTTCACTGCTAGTCAAGAACATGACTCCAAAGGTGGATATATTTTTCAAGATTTAGAACAGTCATGTGCTAACTTCCAATTGCAGATAGTGAACTCCAACCATTCATGTTAtcacctcaatttttttttctccttccaCGCGTAAATGGATTTTCATATTCAGCTTTTCCCCCAGCAAGTTTacttttttatgcattttactTTCCACGcgtaattctttttaaaaaaggTTTGATGGAAATGAACTTTGCTATGAAGGTTCCAGAAGGAAATTGGTAAGAGTAGCATTGCTGAAGCTGGTACTATGAATTTATGAAACTGTGAGACTTGCTTCCCAAGTTTACCATTTCAAGCTCTGAACTCGTTGTCCCTTCATTCATCGAATCTTTTTAATCAATTCTCTTTGTTGACCCACCATGTCCTTAAGGTGTTTGTATAGTGTTGGTTTGTTATGCTCCCCACtactttttctctttcaaaatatcattataatattatatatgaaagagATAAAATTACTTCAGGTTAAAGAGAGATTATGATTAAAGAGAgattatgactaaattgaaacaaaataacaaatacaggaACCAAATcgatatttttcttataaataattgacacgtggcagaatcatattttgatatgtggcaattttttttttaatttaaaaattaaaaaaatcacaagtttACATGTCGCAAAACCCTAATTTGATATGTGTCAGCtcttttttcaagaaaaaaatttaaaaaaccatGAGCTGACACATGACACACACATAACGTCGTTAATGATGTTCTAACAGAAAGGACAAAATTagaacaaatttttatataatagaaCCTAATTGAAATAACTTTGAAATTGAAAACCTAATTAAGATTTTGTAATAAAAACGGAAACCTTCCgtataattaaacctttattaTTCTTTGAAGTGTCtaccaaaaacaaaatacaagctGTGAGT
Coding sequences:
- the LOC114167350 gene encoding NAC domain containing protein 52-like, whose protein sequence is MFHSNYKHRVQCSPKSMGKIVGVGFRPIEQELVDFYLKHKLLGDDSRVDVIPVINLCHVEPSDVPGILAKSRIRFGDPDWFFFSPVDFKYSNSKRVNRKTEKGFWKATGKDRDIRSWNTNTLIATKKNLVYYKGSVSCGVKSDWVIHEYHAVTFHESENAFVLCRLIKKPEKKTEGGTAALICDEGESSRSVVSDYENQAIAEGVPSGGTLTGMETICHVTYQAEKCISPTEPSLIEIEQDDDAYFRNENNNGRSPSEIMQIPYETMHTPCETMHTPYEIMQISCETMQTLYETLQIPCETMQSSCESMQTPCETMQTSFESMQTPCETMQTSFESMQTPCETMQTSFESMQTPCETMQTPFESLQTPCEPVQTLCESMQISCESMQNPCEPMQISCETMQISHETNQIPFEILQFLFETPFQTMQTPLETKQILPKLPNSLLADEYLVTQSKSLKRAYCESSYRDAEVVPERDASFEDISSLYTEYLNSEEYHVLKRFKTSYDVGHGDTHLLFSGQEASEEKQESIFQDDFWGLETSSCDSTTNKLVEINYSEISSFLCT